In Fusarium falciforme chromosome 9, complete sequence, the sequence CGTTTTTCGTAGGGATGGGCCATAGGGACCCGACAGGGTGGTGTGAGTAAGGGATCAAAGGTCGGAGCTCGGTCAGGGAGAATTCCTGTTAGAGGGTCCATCGACGTTACTAGCGGAAACTTGCTAGGAGAAGCATCGATCCGTGGAGTTTGGCTAGACCGCAACTAGCATGAGTCGTCCAGGTGCCCAATGGAGTCCCGATATATTCCTGGTAGTGTCTATAGTGCATGCCGCCTTTTTGTTATTGCAGCTTAACTATCCTGGTATTTTACCATTCTTTACTTCACAACTGCAGCCGACCTGCACCTACTCAAAAACCAAGCCCGCTAAGGGGCTTCGGGGAGTTGCTGGCAATAGCCCGGAGGGTTCGGGGACTTGGCCGTCGGAAAAGCGGGTCGCCCGAGGGATCTCGGTCGGTCCCGGAGCTGATAGGGCACGGAGATGCATGATTTGCGGAGACCCCGCACGCCATCGCAGGCCCTGGTGTCGTCAGCGGAAGAGAGCAGGGCTAACGGGGAGTAGCATCCAGATTCATTGGACGAAGTTGTCGAGAGTATGGCGTGCTTGGAGTTTTTGGGTAGAATGGTGTTTTTTTGTGCCCTTTTGACGGTAATGATGAGAGAGATGCAATTTTTACCTCCTTCAACATTGTTCttgagaaggaagaaaaggagagTAAAAGAGTCTGTATAGCCTGGCCTGCGTTTAACACACTGTTACATGAGTCGCTGGCCCGCGTGACAGCCGTAGCGGCAGACACTACCCCAGATTGAGGTATCCTCTCACCAAACGGGAACAGGGttctttctcttctgctTCATCCTCCCAGCTTGGCTCGCATATATCCGAACAGGTACTTGACCCTCAAAATCCCCTGCCCGAATGCCGACCGGATCCTTCAGCTTTCCCCGGATCGTTCAAAACCTCGTCAAACCTCCGAGGCCCGAACTTGTTGACAAACATCTTCCTTATCTTATGGGGTCGCCATGAAAGCTGCCTGCGTCCAATGCCGGGTCCGCAAGGTGAGTTACACACCCACCACCCCCCGGGTCTCGGCCGGTGCTGACTCCCCGGAGGTCCGATGCGATGGAACCGTGCCACGGTGCCGCACCTGCGAGCGCCTGAGTTTCCAGTGCTCCTTTGAGCAGGATGGGTCTCACGGGCAGTATGCGCCTCGGCTGCCGCCAAAGTGTCGCGGTACCAGGGCTTGCCTCGAGTGTCGGGCCATGAAGGTCCGGTGCTCGGGGGATACTCCTAGATGTTCAAACTGTCAGAGGAGGAACAAGCAGTGCACTTATTCAAACTCCAAGCCTGGTCCTTCGAGGGGTCCGGTGGAGGGTGCGTCGTCTTCGAGGGATGAGGCGGGTTCAAGCTCTCAGCGTGCCGTCTCGCCGGATCGTCAACAGTCTATCGCTTCGGGTTCACAACACGAAAGTCCAGGGCCTGCTGAAGATGTTCCCCCGGTAAATCCACCTACAGATTCTTCACCTTCAGATGAGTTGGTCACGGGTTTGGTCAATCAGTACTTTGACCGTCTGTATCCCCTCGCCTCGTACAGCTTCCTCCACAAGGCCACCGTCATCCAGAGATGTCGTGACAAGACCATTGACCGAGCCCTCAAGTTGGCCCTATGCGCCATCACGGCCATGTATTTCGACAAGCCCAACCAGGAGCGCGACGCCTGGGCTCAAGAAGCCGAACGACTCATGCTCGACCGTCTCGAACAGCCGTCCATCTTTCAGCTGCAAGCGTCACTTCTTCTCATTCGCTATCGTGCGGGGGTTGGACAGTTTCCTAGGGctttcatcatggctggtCTCGCTGGTAGATGGGCAGTGGCTCTACGGCTCAACTATGAGCACTCGAGGTTAGGGCCTGTGGCACAAGaagtgaggaggaggacgttTTGGTCGCTGTACCTGCTGGAGGATAGCTTCTGCGTTGGGTTGAAGGAGTTTGAACTCTTTGACCCCGACACgatccatctccagcttccaTGCGAAGACGTCGACTTTCACCAAGAGCGTCATGTCAGCACGGGTTATCTACAACCAGGCAAAGGTCTTGAGCCAGAAGTGTTGGGCTCTCGGGCGGCCTTTGTTCGGCTTGCATTCATCCGTCGAGCTATCATGAGACTCAATCGACGAGTCTTTCTGAAAGAGGTCAATCTGTCGGAGCTGTTCTCGTCTATGGAGAGGTTCCAGAACGATCTCCTTCGTCTCCGTACAAAGCTGGCCCCTAGCGATCAGTACCCGCCTACAAATCCTGAAGAACTACACCGACCGCCCCAATATGCCATCATGGTAGGTCTCATAACTGCTTCCTACAGCCCTGACTAACACGTCTAGCACATGAGCTGGCATCAATGTCACTGCGATCTCTACCGAATCTTCCTCACCGGATACCCCGAGGCAACACCACACGCAGCCGTCGAGGGAATGTCTGCCCCCGAGAGGGCGCTGATGAAGGACAAGTGCCTGGCCCACGCCGAGCAGATCGTCAAGGTCTTATCCGACTTTGTGCAGCACAAGGATGAGAGGGACATGTTGGAGTTTGATGCTGCCGTCTGTGCATATCACGGTGCTCGCCTCATATTGTTTGGGACATATACTGGCAAGGATAATACTGGACTTCCTATGCAGATGGCCATCAACAAGGCACAGCTGTGTTTGGACGTTATTACACGGTACTTTGACTTTTCGGCCCAACTCAAGCCCATGGTAAGCATTCTTTGCGTCATTCTACGAATAGAAGACGCTAACTCAGCGACAGAGACAAGAACTTGAGCGAGTCATCCAACAACACAAGTCGTGGTTAGAGTCCTCGGATCATCAAGCCCTATCAACATCAGACCCAGCGCCGCGACCACCACCCAAGCTATCCAGAGATGCCTACATTCGACAACGCCTCGCCATCCATAGTCTCCTCCGACAATCCGACTTTGTCGACGACAGCCGCGACGCAGCCCCCGAACCTCCCTCGGAACCAGCTCTGAGCTTCACAGCATCCACAGAAGACGAGCAACCAGTCGCAGAGCCA encodes:
- a CDS encoding Fungal-trans domain-containing protein; its protein translation is MKAACVQCRVRKVRCDGTVPRCRTCERLSFQCSFEQDGSHGQYAPRLPPKCRGTRACLECRAMKVRCSGDTPRCSNCQRRNKQCTYSNSKPGPSRGPVEGASSSRDEAGSSSQRAVSPDRQQSIASGSQHESPGPAEDVPPVNPPTDSSPSDELVTGLVNQYFDRLYPLASYSFLHKATVIQRCRDKTIDRALKLALCAITAMYFDKPNQERDAWAQEAERLMLDRLEQPSIFQLQASLLLIRYRAGVGQFPRAFIMAGLAGRWAVALRLNYEHSRLGPVAQEVRRRTFWSLYLLEDSFCVGLKEFELFDPDTIHLQLPCEDVDFHQERHVSTGYLQPGKGLEPEVLGSRAAFVRLAFIRRAIMRLNRRVFLKEVNLSELFSSMERFQNDLLRLRTKLAPSDQYPPTNPEELHRPPQYAIMHMSWHQCHCDLYRIFLTGYPEATPHAAVEGMSAPERALMKDKCLAHAEQIVKVLSDFVQHKDERDMLEFDAAVCAYHGARLILFGTYTGKDNTGLPMQMAINKAQLCLDVITRYFDFSAQLKPMRQELERVIQQHKSWLESSDHQALSTSDPAPRPPPKLSRDAYIRQRLAIHSLLRQSDFVDDSRDAAPEPPSEPALSFTASTEDEQPVAEPSTDWNTRETGYPLADPITDPNLLFGLPYGGVGLDLNAWACNTAGTQDLNGYLADFDEQYMY